A part of Aegilops tauschii subsp. strangulata cultivar AL8/78 chromosome 2, Aet v6.0, whole genome shotgun sequence genomic DNA contains:
- the LOC141041932 gene encoding uncharacterized protein: MADDELIDMMYDMEFGELMKDWIEDWSDDENSDRGDRSENGNVLEDLNENNEHDDGEENNSEISNEDYISQLISECHNAYDYYGESDAETGLDVESLAASDSGESQSSVIMSEVCM; this comes from the exons ATGGCGGACGATGAGTTAATTGATATGATGTATGACATGGAGTTTGGAGAACTGATGAAAGACTGGATAGAAGATTGGTCAGATGATGAAAATTCAGATCGTGGAGATAGGTCAGAGAATGGGAACGTATTGGAAGATCTTAAT GAAAACAATGAGCATGATGATGGTGAGGAAAACAACTCGGAGATCTCGAATGAAGATTACATTAGTCAG CTCATTTCCGAATGTCATAATGCGTACGACTATTACGGTGAATCCGACGCGGAGACAGGCCTTGATGTCGAATCATTAGCTGCATCTGATTCTGGGGAGTCGCAATCGTCGGTCATCATGAGTGAGGTATGTATGTAA
- the LOC141040653 gene encoding protein FAR1-RELATED SEQUENCE 5-like produces the protein MEVTEVEGKKNVQDIASADDKRDMFMQIIQMTFTSHEAAYDFYNSYARYNGFSIRKNKVRQGKRDSRLLTEEGHSRRLRPETRCHCEADLTVKLDQKRGVWYVDSFEDKHSHILAGPDEVPFLWSHRKIKECQKHEIMSMGAAGIRIHDMMDCFISKHVWYGGVGFTRREIYNLCPREKRKLLLKGDAATVIGIMSRHDYEDFGDVLVFDSTYKMNRYGMPFIPFVGLNNHRKTTVFACAIVSDETEETYVWLLETFLRSMCQKMPMSVITDADAAMIKAIRQVFPDVWHRICTWHIEKNMKIHLSHKSLKEFRTLLYYSTSTATFEERWHAFSKRWQSEKTVTWLRRMYKKRRLWAAAYLTEGFWLGMKSNQRSKSLNSCLHLHLDGEMTLVDMILHYENAVVRICENEARDDCTASQSLPVPVTSSRELEIAASHVFTPANFYMLQADLRKIGGMEIEEIKLGDGSQQYIVVWKNNRKSRFWVEYTPVNSAETIRCSCRKMIQKGLSCKHIFHVLKYLNISEIPKCLVLVRFTKDARLGLPARRTSDLLGFGWTGAAERMKYSQVSVLASEAMHAACKHPTLWDQLQESLKAMIAKSHEYDQLKENLSKKTADLCTCAIEYVDDGEGNIVEVHDPIKVSTKGATKVDENRPMSKNGRPLFYDEIRIRSVVGEEE, from the exons ATGGAA GTGACAGAAGTTGAGGGTAAAAAGAATGTCCAAGATATTGCTAGTGCAGATGATAAGAGGGATATGTTCATGCAGATAATACAAATGACTTTTACGTCTCACGAGGCTGCGTATGATTTCTACAACAGCTATGCTAGATATAATGGTTTCAGCATTAGAAAGAATAAGGTCAG ACAAGGAAAACGTGACAGCAGGTTGCTAACCGAGGAAGGACACAGCCGTAGGCTCAGACCCGAGACACGCTGCCACTGCGAAGCGGACCTGACCGTGAAGCTTGACCAAAAGCGTGGGGTTTGGTATGTTGATAGTTTTGAGGACAAGCATAGCCATATCTTGGCAGGACCGGACGAGGTACCTTTTCTTTGGTCCCACAGAAAAATCAAAGAGTGCCAGAAGCATGAGATAATGTCCATGGGAGCTGCAGGGATTAGAATTCACGACATGATGGATTGCTTCATCAGCAAACATGTATGGTACGGCGGTGTTGGTTTTACCAGGCGTGAAATATACAACCTTTGCCCCAGGGAGAAGAGGAAGCTGCTTTTAAAAGGTGATGCTGCCACAGTCATAGGCATCATG TCTCGTCATGACTATGAGGACTTCGGCGACGTGCTTGTATTTGACAGCACGTACAAGATGAACCGGTATGGTATGCCATTCATACCCTTTGTTGGTCTTAACAATCACCGGAAGACCACTGTTTTTGCTTGTGCCATAGTTTCGGACGAGACCGAAGAGACATATGTGTGGCTGCTGGAGACTTTTTTGAGGTCCATGTGTCAAAAGATGCCTATGAGTGTTATCACGGATGCCGACGCTGCGATGATCAAGGCAATTCGCCAAGTCTTCCCAGACGTGTGGCACCGTATATGTACGTGGCATATAGAaaaaaatatgaagattcaccTCAGTCACAAGTCCTTGAAGGAGTTCCGAACTCTTCTGTACTACAGCACGTCCACGGCCACGTTTGAGGAGAGATGGCACGCATTTTCCAAAAGATGGCAGTCGGAAAAAACAGTAACATGGTTGAGACGGATGTATAAGAAGAGGAGACTGTGGGCCGCGGCTTATCTGACAGAGGGTTTTTGGCTTGGCATGAAAAGCAACCAGAGGAGTAAAAGTCTAAACTCATGCCTTCACCTCCACCTAGACGGTGAAATGACCCTGGTGGATATGATTTTGCACTATGAGAACGCCGTTGTACGTATCTGTGAGAATGAGGCACGAGATGATTGCACGGCCTCACAGAGTTTACCGGTGCCAGTTACTAGCTCGAGGGAACTTGAGATAGCTGCTTCTCACGTCTTCACTCCAGCAAACTTCTATATGTTGCAAGCTGATCTTAGGAAAATTGGTGGCATGGAGATTGAAGAAATAAAGCTCGGAGACGGATCACAGCAGTACATCGTGGTCTGGAAGAATAACCGGAAGAGCCGTTTTTGGGTGGAGTACACTCCAGTAAATTCCGCAGAAACTATAAGGTGCAGCTGTAGAAAAATGATTCAAAAGGGTCTATCTTGCAAGCACATATTCCATGTACTGAAGTACTTGAATATATCTGAAATACCAAAGTGTTTAGTTCTTGTGCGGTTCACGAAAGACGCAAGGTTGGGACTGCCCGCCAGGCGCACAAGCGATCTGTTGGGATTTGGATGGACTGGAGCAGCTGAAAGAATGAAATATAGCCAGGTCAGTGTGTTGGCTTCAGAAGCTATGCATGCAGCATGCAAACACCCAACTTTGTGGGATCAGTTACAGGAGAGTTTGAAGGCCATGATAGCTAAGAGCCATGAGTATGATCAGCTAAAGGAAAATTTGAGTAAGAAAACGGCTGATCTTTGTACTTGTGCAATTGAATATGTAGATGATGGTGAAGGCAACATAGTTGAAGTTCATGATCCTATTAAAGTATCAACGAAAGGTGCAACTAAGGTAGATGAGAACCGCCCTATGTCAAAAAATGGTAGGCCACTTTTTTACGACGAGATCAGAATCAG AAGCGTGGTGGGCGAAGAAGAGTAG
- the LOC141040652 gene encoding uncharacterized protein, with translation MVEIFDPSKGRFIVHDLVGEVSLGAVDVECILALENHGLSAEGILGEEGEDVKDRVPPQFLSKTTGNIVIDDLIVDITKNKSADDNFLRRVVLVLLGTVLAPMSSKTVPKQYYALVDDVKRISKINWNAFTLRVLLDCLRNVTKGKHLRQWPRGNLALLQYLYWEKVQPLEGECAFNPSLSMEPLMRNWTEAAASRRDKFDYDQGRGRGNIKIEDNITKEYRAQERKVPEPEKPKMKPTVGAAKKSKLASNADEMMNLIMKRCMDYIRSEMKEIPEQVAERLLEKLNQNGVMYKPAAATASGNNDADLEVDSFENGPPEKKEFVYKDDSDGLEPVIDLTQPDEPVVNQNNDDEEKTPAKLNVDKTTKPTDECGATPENPWIVGNSPRAESSDIGISASSIDRMVGKSKGKKSAATAKEDDVISGKRRRTIPKKFESPFKLDKPALFSDNDMEGSVKDDLTPELIDAAVAFVEVAARSKKNMTKRVYYNERGTSVTVERIRPVIDAYQTHLALRVGHDRHLCPAWRSKYLVDRAKARDNPKPSKYNMDSALSRARAVRRVLDEYTIRDKSFIPLNVGNTHWITVVMHNSKKEFRVFDSLYPLEFSLDTVKALRLAIAIDMEEANRITPGKYPDVTKWPIIPQIDMPPQEDGNSCGLFVIEVMEHWDGDRWTADFTQGTVNARRRRLIAELVLSPTNTLECVKNKIRDIAKKSKA, from the exons ATGGTTGAGATATTTGATCCTAGCAAGGGCAGATTCATTGTACATGACTTGGTTGGCGAAGTGTCTCTCGGTGCCGTGGATGTTGAGTGCATCTTGGCCTTGGAGAACCACGGATTGTCGGCAGAAGGTATTCTCGGTGAGGAAGGTGAGGATGTTAAAGATCGAGTGCCGCCTCAATTCCTGAGCAAGACCACAGGTAACATAGTCATCGATGATCTGATTGTGGACATCACAAAAAATAAATCTGCCGACGACAATTTCCTTCGGAGAGTTGTCCTCGTGTTGCTTGGAACAGTTCTTGCTCCCATGTCGAGCAAGACTGTACCAAAGCAATATTACGCATTGGTGGACGATGTGAAGCGTATATCCAAGATTAATTGGAATGCATTCACCCTCCGGGTTCTGCTGGACTGCCTTCGCAACGTGACGAAAGGCAAACACCTCCGCCAATGGCCGAGAGGGAACTTAGCTCTCCTGCAG TACCTGTACTGGGAGAAGGTTCAGCCTCTGGAAGGTGAATGCGCATTCAATCCTAGCTTGTCCATGGAACCTCTAATGAGGAATTGGACTGAAGCTGCAGCCTCAAGGAGAGACAAGTTTGATTATGACCAAGGCCGTGGCCGTGGTAACATCAAG ATTGAAGACAACATAACCAAGGAGTATAGGGCGCAGGAGCGCAAAGTACCTGAACCAGAAAAGCCAAAAATGAAGCCCACCGTTGGTGCGGCAAAGAAGTCCAAGTTAGCCTCAAACGCGGACGAGATGATGAACCTCATCATGAAGCGGTGTATGGATTACATACGCAGCGAAATGAAGGAAATACCAGAACAAGTAGCCGAG AGATTGTTAGAGAAGTTGAACCAAAATGGTGTGATGTACAAGCCAGCGGCTGCTACGGCTTCCGGCAACAACGATGCCGACCTAGAAGTGGATTCCTTTGAGAATGGTCCGCCAGAAAAAAAAGAATTCGTGTACAAGGATGACTCTGACGGTCTAGAGCCGGTGATTGATTTGACACAGCCTGACGAGCCTGTTGTAAACCAGAACAACGATGATGAGGAA AAAACACCTGCCAAGTTAAATGTTGACAAGACAACGAAGCCTACTGATGAGTGCGGCGCAACACCGGAGAACCCTTGGATTGTAGGTAATTCTCCTCGAGCAGAATCGTCCGACATTGGCATTTCTGCAAGTTCTATCGACAGGATGGTGGGTAAGAGCAAGGGGAAAAAGTCTGCAGCAACCGCAAAAGAAGACGATGTTATATCCGGGAAGCGCCGACGGACTATTCCcaagaaatttgaatcccccTTTAAACTTGACAAGCCCG CTCTGTTTAGTGACAATGACATGGAAGGCTCTGTTAAGGACGATTTGACACCGGAACTCATCGATGCTGCTGTTGCGTTTGTGGAGGTAGCTGCTCGGTCTAAGAAGAATATGACAAAAAGAGTTTACTACAATGAACGTGGCACCTCTGTGACTGTGGAGAGAATACGACCG GTTATCGATGCTTATCAGACACATTTGGCTCTGCGCGTTGGTCATGATCGGCACCTCTGTCCAGCCTGGAGGTCCAAATACCTTGTTGATCGTGCTAAGGCACGAGACAACCCTAAACCGTCGAAATACAACATGGATAGTGCGCTGAGCAGAGCTAGAGCAGTACGTAGGGTTCTGGACGAGTATACCATCCGTGATAAG TCATTTATCCCGTTGAACGTCGGCAATACACACTGGATCACCGTGGTGATGCACAACAGCAAGAAAGAATTCCGAGTTTTTGATTCGCTCTATCCTCTCGAGTTCTCTCTCGACACTGTGAAAGCACTG CGACTAGCAATAGCAATTGATATGGAAGAGGCAAACCGTATTACACCTGGCAAATATCCAGACGTCACTAAATGGCCTATCATACCTCAGATCGACATGCCACCACAAGAGGACGG GAACTCTTGTGGCCTTTTTGTGATTGAAGTTATGGAGCATTGGGACGGGGATCGATGGACCGCCGATTTTACCCAG GGCACGGTTAATGCAAGGAGAAGGCGTCTCATCGCCGAGTTGGTTCTCTCACCTACCAACACGCTCGAATGTGTGAAGAACAAAATCCGCGACATCGCAAAGAAAAGCAAGGCGTGA